In uncultured Treponema sp., one genomic interval encodes:
- a CDS encoding GGDEF domain-containing phosphodiesterase gives MYSPRFAAMILIFFATLICFVIALLLLILHKKSYMIEHDNITGLPAYSQFETDAKKLLKNALPNEYMILSLNADNFRIINDTYGILCGNEILKLLGKHFASQCGKNEFVCRFYADNFVFLIKNMEFFWDIEERVYNMTNVDNIVKNYLPPKYQFTFSASIYRIENPLDDIESMIDKANLAQKLYKNNFATHRVIEYTSELKDSHNWNREITLSMEEAFENKEFEVFYQPKFKFEDETVIGAEALIRWNNPRKGFLSPAKFIPLFEDNGFIEKIDKFVLNRVCLFLEEWNKTPESKSQPLTISFNLSRYNLYNPNLISELKQISRSYDIGDNKIEVELTERIMIDNPSRLIKIMSEIKKAGFSVSVDDFGAGYSSLNLLKNMPADVIKLDKEFLSSQEENKNQKERIIITSVIEMAKKLNITTVAEGVETKDQCEMLKTSGCDIAQGFYYAKPMQEKLFKEFLGMKEKQTV, from the coding sequence ATGTACAGTCCACGTTTTGCCGCAATGATTTTAATTTTTTTTGCTACGCTGATTTGCTTCGTAATAGCTCTTCTTCTGCTGATTCTGCATAAAAAAAGCTACATGATTGAACATGACAACATAACAGGGCTTCCCGCATACAGCCAGTTTGAAACCGATGCAAAAAAGCTTCTGAAAAATGCGCTTCCAAACGAATACATGATTCTTTCGCTTAATGCGGACAACTTTAGAATCATAAACGACACTTACGGAATTCTCTGCGGAAATGAAATTCTAAAGCTTCTTGGAAAACATTTTGCCTCCCAATGCGGAAAAAATGAATTTGTGTGCAGGTTTTACGCAGACAATTTTGTTTTCCTTATAAAAAACATGGAATTTTTCTGGGACATAGAAGAGCGCGTCTACAACATGACAAATGTGGACAATATCGTAAAAAATTATCTTCCTCCAAAATACCAGTTTACATTCAGCGCAAGCATTTACCGCATAGAAAATCCGCTAGACGACATAGAATCCATGATAGACAAGGCGAATCTAGCCCAAAAACTCTACAAAAACAATTTTGCAACCCACAGAGTAATCGAATATACAAGCGAGCTGAAAGATTCCCACAACTGGAACAGAGAAATAACGCTTTCTATGGAAGAAGCTTTTGAAAACAAGGAATTTGAAGTTTTTTACCAGCCAAAGTTCAAGTTTGAGGACGAAACTGTAATCGGCGCTGAAGCTCTTATAAGATGGAACAATCCACGCAAAGGTTTTCTTTCGCCTGCAAAATTCATTCCGCTTTTTGAAGACAACGGTTTTATAGAAAAAATCGATAAATTTGTTCTGAACAGAGTCTGCCTTTTCCTTGAAGAATGGAACAAAACTCCAGAAAGCAAAAGCCAGCCGCTTACAATTTCATTTAATTTAAGCCGCTACAATCTTTACAACCCGAATTTAATCAGCGAGCTGAAGCAAATTTCACGTAGCTACGACATCGGCGACAACAAAATAGAAGTCGAGCTTACAGAAAGAATCATGATAGACAATCCGAGCCGCCTTATAAAAATAATGAGCGAAATAAAAAAAGCCGGATTTTCTGTTTCCGTAGATGATTTTGGCGCAGGATATTCTTCGCTGAACCTTTTAAAGAATATGCCGGCTGATGTAATAAAGCTGGACAAGGAATTTCTTTCGTCCCAAGAAGAAAACAAAAATCAAAAGGAAAGAATTATCATAACTTCTGTAATTGAAATGGCGAAAAAGCTCAACATAACAACGGTTGCCGAAGGAGTCGAAACAAAAGACCAGTGCGAAATGCTGAAAACAAGCGGCTGCGACATCGCCCAGGGATTCTACTACGCCAAGCCGATGCAGGAAAAACTGTTCAAGGAATTTCTTGGAATGAAAGAAAAGCAGACTGTTTAA
- the tsaB gene encoding tRNA (adenosine(37)-N6)-threonylcarbamoyltransferase complex dimerization subunit type 1 TsaB yields MKALAIDCAVTKLSVAAKNESNTIKLTLDVGMKQSEKLLPAIDYVMKEAGLSAKNLDYTAVTLGPGSFTGLRLGLSALKAITLSDNVPIYGIPSLEAYSWPYKKAIETVLPVIEAKEDEFFYSFYIRGEKIRNEEDSEIEEILKQIDAESSVLVCGPGAKTFVERTNEITPLYSLHCFCPENDCCESLFEIAEKMIAEKKEPLKDYDGPLYVRKSEAEIVLESKNKN; encoded by the coding sequence ATGAAAGCTCTTGCAATAGACTGCGCAGTTACAAAACTTTCTGTAGCCGCAAAAAATGAAAGCAACACAATAAAACTCACACTCGATGTTGGAATGAAGCAATCAGAAAAACTTCTTCCTGCAATTGATTATGTAATGAAAGAAGCCGGACTTTCTGCAAAAAATCTTGACTACACAGCCGTTACGCTTGGTCCTGGAAGCTTTACAGGGCTTAGGCTGGGACTTAGCGCGCTCAAGGCAATCACACTTTCAGACAATGTTCCGATTTATGGAATTCCTTCTTTGGAAGCATACTCTTGGCCGTATAAAAAAGCAATTGAAACAGTTCTTCCTGTAATAGAAGCAAAAGAAGATGAATTTTTTTATTCATTTTATATCCGCGGAGAAAAAATAAGAAACGAAGAAGATTCAGAAATTGAAGAAATCTTAAAGCAAATTGACGCGGAAAGTTCTGTTCTTGTTTGCGGACCTGGAGCAAAAACATTTGTCGAGCGGACAAACGAAATAACACCGCTGTATTCTCTTCATTGCTTTTGCCCGGAAAATGACTGCTGTGAAAGCCTTTTTGAAATTGCAGAAAAAATGATTGCGGAAAAGAAAGAGCCGTTAAAAGACTATGACGGTCCGCTGTATGTAAGAAAGAGCGAAGCTGAAATAGTCCTTGAATCAAAAAACAAAAACTAA
- the flgK gene encoding flagellar hook-associated protein FlgK produces the protein MANSFAGIEIGKRSLMAHSTQIQTAGHNISNADTEGYSRQRVIVKSFEPIYRPDLERAMIPGQIGQGCDVESINRIKDELLESRIVDQKNVESYWETRDKYYSMIESVYNEPNDVSVRTNMDKFWQGWQELSTYPESDAARLALVVRGQTLTNSIQQQYKSLRGIGDQINGDIEAVVKQVNDLSRQIASVNGEIVRSKGLGDNPNDLMDRRDLLVEKLSSLINVTVTQKDPDEFMVHTDGQIIVQGSLARQIETVGQLDNNGYGKLMWSDTKLDAEFHGGTLGALVELRDKDIRSEIQSLNTMALNFADLVNDVHRNAIGKNNVTGLDFFVQHDFVENVNGNYDRNGDGVEDTSYIFRMTGTNALKPQEQIGLSGTMTINGASGNIDVAYFSTDTVEDVINRINDSNGEVKAYLDRNSCLVLKATSSSGMENPDFVIRHVEDSGMFLTGYSGILQGSGEANAYDFNRANAVDVLDGAQFAVSPVLNPSAYIEVNGLIQNDVSSVAAAFKNSQGFAEPSDGRAAVEMAAIRNTKIMIGSQRTFDDYFADTITNVGLKGEQAQNQLATQNKIMGDLRDLRDSISGVNIDEELADIIKFQHGYNVAAKFISVQDELLDTLINRLGV, from the coding sequence ATGGCGAATTCTTTTGCAGGAATAGAAATTGGAAAAAGAAGCCTTATGGCTCATTCAACTCAGATTCAGACTGCCGGCCACAATATTTCAAATGCGGATACAGAAGGCTATTCTAGGCAGCGTGTCATTGTAAAATCTTTTGAACCGATTTACCGCCCGGACTTGGAGCGCGCAATGATTCCAGGTCAGATAGGACAAGGCTGCGATGTTGAAAGTATAAATAGAATAAAAGATGAGCTTTTGGAAAGCCGCATTGTTGACCAGAAAAATGTCGAGTCTTACTGGGAGACACGCGACAAATATTATTCAATGATTGAATCTGTTTACAATGAGCCTAATGATGTTTCTGTAAGAACAAACATGGACAAGTTCTGGCAGGGCTGGCAAGAGCTTTCTACTTATCCTGAAAGTGATGCGGCTCGTCTTGCACTTGTTGTGCGCGGACAGACTTTGACAAATTCAATTCAGCAGCAGTACAAAAGTTTGCGTGGAATCGGCGACCAGATAAACGGCGACATTGAAGCGGTTGTAAAGCAAGTGAATGATCTTTCGCGCCAGATTGCTTCTGTCAATGGTGAAATTGTAAGAAGCAAAGGTCTTGGAGATAATCCAAATGATCTTATGGACCGCCGCGATTTGCTTGTTGAAAAACTTTCATCTCTCATTAACGTTACTGTAACTCAAAAAGATCCTGATGAATTTATGGTTCACACAGACGGACAAATTATTGTTCAGGGAAGCCTTGCGCGCCAGATAGAAACTGTTGGTCAGCTTGACAATAACGGCTACGGAAAACTTATGTGGTCTGATACAAAGCTTGACGCAGAGTTTCACGGCGGAACACTCGGAGCTTTGGTGGAGCTTCGCGACAAGGACATCCGCAGTGAAATTCAGTCTTTGAATACAATGGCTCTTAACTTTGCAGACTTGGTGAATGACGTTCACAGAAATGCCATTGGAAAAAACAATGTAACAGGCTTGGACTTTTTTGTTCAGCATGATTTTGTAGAAAACGTAAACGGAAACTACGACAGAAATGGCGATGGCGTAGAAGACACTTCGTATATTTTCCGCATGACAGGAACAAATGCGCTTAAGCCGCAGGAGCAGATTGGTCTTTCTGGAACAATGACAATTAACGGCGCAAGCGGAAATATTGATGTCGCTTATTTTTCAACAGACACAGTTGAAGATGTTATCAATAGAATCAATGATTCTAACGGAGAGGTAAAGGCTTATCTTGACAGAAACAGTTGTCTTGTTTTAAAAGCAACTTCTTCTAGTGGAATGGAAAATCCTGATTTTGTTATTCGCCATGTTGAAGATTCTGGAATGTTCCTTACGGGGTATTCTGGAATTTTGCAGGGAAGCGGAGAAGCCAATGCCTATGACTTTAACCGTGCGAATGCGGTTGATGTTCTTGACGGAGCGCAGTTTGCGGTTTCTCCAGTTTTGAATCCGTCTGCATATATTGAAGTAAATGGACTTATTCAAAATGATGTTTCAAGTGTTGCCGCCGCATTTAAAAATTCTCAAGGGTTTGCAGAGCCTAGCGACGGAAGAGCAGCTGTAGAAATGGCTGCAATCAGAAATACAAAAATAATGATTGGAAGTCAGCGCACATTTGATGACTATTTTGCTGACACTATAACCAACGTTGGGTTAAAAGGCGAGCAGGCGCAAAATCAGCTTGCGACTCAAAATAAAATAATGGGCGACTTAAGAGATTTGCGCGACAGCATTTCTGGTGTAAACATTGATGAAGAGCTTGCTGATATAATAAAGTTTCAGCATGGATATAATGTTGCCGCAAAATTTATTTCAGTGCAGGACGAGCTTCTTGATACGTTGATTAACCGTCTTGGAGTTTGA
- the flgG gene encoding flagellar basal-body rod protein FlgG, protein MVRSLWNAATGMNGQQMNIDTISNNLSNVNTTGFKQHRAEFEDLLYQNVKLAGTPATEDTVTPVGHQMGSGVKVGATQRIMTQGSLQATGVDTDVAVVGDGFFRVQQYDGSWAYTRDGSFKVDSTGQLVTANGLRVMPEIIMPEGFQLETLSISDGGRVNVKVNGELEPVEVGQLELYRFPNAVGLENTGDNLYKVTNASGEPIAGRPGIDGMGITKHKFLEMSNVSVVNEMVQMIVAQRAYEFNSKAIQTSDNMLQTAAGLKR, encoded by the coding sequence ATGGTAAGAAGTTTATGGAATGCCGCTACAGGAATGAACGGCCAGCAGATGAATATAGACACAATCTCAAACAACCTTTCTAACGTAAATACAACCGGATTTAAGCAGCACCGCGCTGAATTTGAAGACCTTCTTTATCAGAATGTAAAGCTTGCAGGAACTCCGGCTACAGAAGACACTGTAACTCCTGTTGGACATCAGATGGGAAGCGGTGTAAAAGTCGGGGCAACACAGCGCATTATGACACAAGGCTCTTTGCAGGCGACCGGAGTTGACACAGATGTTGCGGTTGTCGGCGACGGATTTTTTAGAGTTCAGCAGTACGACGGAAGCTGGGCGTACACAAGAGACGGTTCGTTCAAGGTTGATTCAACTGGTCAGCTTGTAACGGCAAACGGACTTCGTGTAATGCCAGAAATAATTATGCCGGAAGGATTTCAGCTTGAGACACTTTCTATTTCTGATGGCGGAAGAGTAAACGTAAAAGTAAACGGCGAGCTTGAGCCTGTTGAAGTCGGCCAGCTTGAGCTTTACAGATTTCCGAATGCAGTCGGACTTGAAAATACAGGCGACAATCTTTACAAAGTTACAAACGCTTCTGGAGAGCCAATCGCCGGACGTCCTGGAATTGACGGAATGGGAATTACAAAGCATAAGTTCCTTGAAATGAGCAACGTTTCTGTTGTAAATGAAATGGTTCAGATGATTGTTGCCCAGCGCGCTTATGAGTTCAACTCAAAGGCAATTCAGACTAGCGACAATATGCTTCAGACTGCCGCCGGACTTAAACGTTAA
- a CDS encoding glucose-1-phosphate adenylyltransferase, producing MALKNKEEPRVLAIILGGGKGTRLYPLTKERSKPAVPFGGKYRIVDIPISNCINSGYKKIYLLTQFNSASLHLHINNSYNFDRFSDGFVEILAAEQTLEHSGWYEGTADAVRKNFGHFRVQRPTHYIILSGDQLYKMNLKDFMNKHIESGAEITIAAKAVNRRDASGFGIMQVDDTNRITAFMEKPAADMNIDAWKIPEKSRGDLPASLEYLASMGIYIFNASTMEELLSNDKTDFGKEIIPMAIKSKQVNSYIFNDYWEDIGTIRSFYEATLDLTNPVPNFNLYEEDKPIYTQMRNLPPSKINNANMTATLASEGCVIEYSRVQKSVIGIRSIINEGCDLNGVVMMGADFYESEEDKAENKKKKIPDLGIGKNCKINKAIIDKNAHIGNNCCININGKTYEDGDHGLFYSSDGIIVIRKGAVIPDGTVI from the coding sequence ATGGCTTTGAAAAACAAAGAAGAACCAAGAGTTCTTGCAATCATTTTGGGCGGAGGAAAAGGAACAAGGCTCTACCCTCTTACAAAAGAAAGATCCAAACCAGCGGTTCCTTTTGGCGGAAAATATAGAATTGTTGATATTCCTATTTCAAACTGCATCAACTCTGGCTACAAAAAAATCTATCTTTTGACACAGTTCAACTCTGCATCGCTCCACCTTCACATAAACAATTCCTACAATTTCGACCGCTTTTCAGACGGATTTGTAGAAATTCTTGCGGCGGAACAGACTCTTGAGCATTCAGGCTGGTATGAAGGAACTGCTGACGCAGTGCGCAAAAATTTCGGGCATTTTAGAGTTCAGCGTCCGACACATTACATAATCCTTTCAGGCGACCAGCTTTACAAGATGAACCTCAAGGATTTTATGAACAAGCACATTGAAAGCGGCGCGGAAATCACAATCGCAGCAAAAGCCGTAAACCGCCGTGATGCTTCTGGATTTGGAATCATGCAGGTTGACGACACAAACCGCATTACAGCTTTCATGGAAAAACCAGCCGCAGACATGAACATTGACGCCTGGAAAATCCCAGAAAAATCAAGAGGAGACCTTCCTGCAAGCCTTGAATATCTGGCTTCAATGGGAATTTACATTTTCAACGCTTCAACAATGGAAGAGCTTTTAAGCAATGACAAAACTGACTTTGGAAAAGAAATTATTCCAATGGCAATAAAGTCAAAGCAGGTCAATAGCTACATTTTCAACGACTACTGGGAAGACATCGGAACAATCCGCTCATTCTATGAAGCCACATTGGATCTTACAAATCCTGTTCCAAATTTCAACCTTTACGAAGAAGACAAGCCGATTTACACACAAATGCGCAATCTTCCGCCAAGCAAAATCAACAACGCAAACATGACTGCGACACTTGCAAGCGAAGGCTGCGTAATCGAATATTCACGCGTGCAAAAATCTGTAATAGGAATCCGCTCAATAATTAATGAAGGCTGCGACCTGAACGGCGTTGTAATGATGGGCGCGGACTTCTACGAAAGCGAAGAGGACAAGGCTGAAAACAAAAAGAAGAAAATTCCAGATCTTGGAATCGGAAAGAACTGCAAAATCAACAAAGCAATCATTGATAAAAATGCCCACATTGGAAACAACTGCTGCATAAACATCAATGGAAAAACTTATGAAGATGGAGACCACGGTTTGTTCTATAGTTCAGACGGAATCATCGTTATCAGAAAAGGCGCAGTTATTCCAGACGGAACAGTAATTTAA
- a CDS encoding rod-binding protein — protein sequence MAVNGISGTGITGTLSNGSNAIDSAVLQNEAKKFSSLVKEMQNKTALGISEGASLSGISSSQIAKNHRLNGDYTQGFYGAFTSDSDKSARPQGFAANSKTSSGKIPVIDKTSELYAQSMEMENYMVKMMLSSMRNTIQKTNLAGKDNEYARKMYDDMMYDNMAESITKNASLGLADQIYIELSGQR from the coding sequence ATGGCGGTAAACGGAATTTCTGGAACTGGAATTACAGGCACTTTGTCTAACGGAAGCAATGCAATCGACTCTGCTGTTCTTCAAAATGAGGCAAAAAAATTTTCTTCGCTCGTAAAGGAAATGCAAAATAAAACTGCCTTGGGAATTTCTGAAGGAGCATCTTTGTCTGGAATTTCTTCAAGCCAGATTGCCAAGAACCATCGCCTGAACGGAGATTACACTCAGGGATTCTACGGAGCGTTCACTTCGGATTCTGACAAGTCCGCCCGTCCGCAGGGATTCGCCGCAAACTCAAAAACTTCAAGCGGAAAAATTCCCGTAATTGACAAGACTTCCGAGCTTTATGCGCAGTCCATGGAAATGGAAAACTACATGGTCAAAATGATGCTTTCGTCAATGCGCAATACAATTCAAAAAACAAATCTCGCCGGAAAAGACAACGAGTACGCCCGTAAAATGTACGACGACATGATGTATGATAATATGGCGGAATCGATTACAAAAAATGCTTCTTTGGGTCTTGCTGACCAGATTTACATTGAGCTTTCCGGTCAAAGATAA
- the fliW gene encoding flagellar assembly protein FliW, producing MLVETKTKGCVEISNDRLISIPSGLFGFEEYTDFALVDSEYEPLMWLQSLQEKNLAFLLIDPFLITDDYEAEIDDSELLKIGIKDPADVMVLTIVTVPDDGSAVTANFQGPLIINKKNHQCMQAILDGSKYTTKHNILEALKRKEAK from the coding sequence ATGCTGGTAGAAACAAAAACTAAAGGCTGTGTTGAAATTTCCAACGATAGGTTAATTTCTATACCTTCCGGGCTTTTTGGCTTTGAAGAATATACGGATTTTGCTCTTGTGGACAGTGAGTATGAACCGCTTATGTGGCTTCAGTCGCTGCAGGAAAAAAATCTTGCGTTTCTTTTAATTGATCCGTTTTTAATTACAGATGACTATGAAGCTGAGATTGATGACAGTGAGCTTTTAAAAATCGGCATAAAAGATCCTGCTGATGTAATGGTTCTTACAATTGTAACTGTTCCTGATGATGGCAGCGCGGTAACTGCAAATTTTCAAGGACCTCTTATAATCAACAAGAAAAATCATCAGTGCATGCAGGCTATTCTTGACGGCTCAAAGTACACAACAAAGCACAACATTCTTGAAGCATTAAAACGAAAGGAGGCAAAATAA
- the flgF gene encoding flagellar basal-body rod protein FlgF, producing the protein MIRGWYIGASGMNAQQNRLDTISNNLANVDTTGFKKEIPVNKEFSELLLRRTAADGVYKTPFGSADAAPIIGSIGLGVETNELYTDFTQGSFKSTDTKTDMALGGEGFFAVQTPAGERYTRNGNFHLGKEGILLTKEGYPVLGENGAIHVPNDKFFVNQDGMIYTNEDNELVDRIKVVRFENERFIKKQGSSLWNSNEISGDAYIAEGDERPRLLQGYTEASNVNVVNEMVQMIEVNRAYEANQKSVQTEDSMMDTLWSKVVTVNR; encoded by the coding sequence ATGATTAGAGGCTGGTATATCGGAGCAAGCGGAATGAACGCTCAGCAGAACAGGCTGGACACAATTTCGAACAATCTTGCGAATGTAGACACGACAGGCTTTAAAAAAGAAATTCCTGTAAACAAGGAATTCAGCGAGCTTTTGCTTAGAAGAACTGCGGCAGATGGCGTGTACAAAACACCGTTCGGTTCTGCGGATGCGGCTCCTATAATCGGTTCAATCGGGCTTGGCGTTGAAACAAATGAGCTTTACACAGATTTTACTCAAGGCTCTTTTAAATCGACAGACACTAAGACAGACATGGCTTTGGGCGGAGAGGGATTTTTTGCAGTTCAGACTCCGGCTGGCGAACGCTATACACGCAACGGAAATTTTCACCTTGGAAAAGAAGGAATTCTTTTGACAAAGGAAGGTTATCCTGTTCTTGGTGAAAACGGAGCAATTCATGTTCCTAACGATAAATTTTTTGTAAATCAGGACGGAATGATTTATACAAATGAAGACAACGAGCTTGTTGACAGAATAAAAGTTGTCCGCTTTGAAAACGAGCGTTTCATAAAAAAACAAGGCTCTTCGCTTTGGAATTCAAATGAAATTTCAGGAGATGCGTACATTGCGGAAGGTGATGAGCGTCCGCGGCTTTTGCAAGGATATACAGAAGCAAGCAACGTGAATGTTGTAAACGAAATGGTTCAGATGATAGAAGTAAACCGCGCTTACGAGGCGAACCAGAAATCAGTTCAGACAGAAGATAGCATGATGGATACGCTTTGGTCTAAAGTTGTTACTGTAAACCGCTAA
- the tsaE gene encoding tRNA (adenosine(37)-N6)-threonylcarbamoyltransferase complex ATPase subunit type 1 TsaE produces MIFHTKSSTETISLGEKIGSLLKPGDILAMTGTLAAGKTTITKGIAKSLGIKDNITSPTFCLVSEYEGEKMPLYHMDVYRLEGEEDFVNLGVEDMLYGNGVCIIEWSEKVKKELPKKSILVEITPQEDGSRQIKIENWNNGKIDWNEE; encoded by the coding sequence ATGATTTTCCACACAAAGTCTTCAACTGAAACAATTTCACTGGGAGAAAAAATCGGCTCACTTTTAAAGCCAGGCGACATTCTTGCAATGACTGGAACTCTCGCAGCCGGAAAAACTACAATCACAAAAGGAATCGCAAAATCCCTTGGAATTAAAGACAACATAACAAGTCCCACATTCTGCCTTGTAAGCGAATACGAAGGCGAAAAAATGCCCTTGTATCACATGGACGTTTACAGGCTTGAAGGCGAAGAAGATTTTGTAAACTTGGGCGTTGAAGACATGCTCTACGGAAACGGAGTCTGCATAATTGAATGGAGCGAAAAAGTAAAAAAAGAGCTTCCAAAAAAATCTATTCTTGTTGAAATCACACCGCAGGAAGACGGAAGCCGCCAAATAAAAATTGAAAACTGGAACAACGGAAAAATCGACTGGAACGAGGAATAA
- a CDS encoding flagellar hook-associated protein 3 has protein sequence MHRISSQFNNTDTQYQLRKQEVNQAIKNRQIGTQSRIGSLRDDPIAAGHLVRYQSYLGRVNQFEKNAQTLADQMNVREGYINQNLQIMHRVRELAITGANGTYTGEDLKNMAVEVNELLKELVQNANAVGPDGNTLFAGTRTKGAAFDVVLGNIPGSDEALIEKVNYKGNNGINKIEVDENAYLQIDNSGTKTFWAEPQHLIGQRDLTSWQALEDSVINIDGADIAIKSGDNVYAVAAKINNSGIAVKASIDPVSQGLSLSTTDSHQVWMEDKTGSALTDMGMIEDSSQFPPYNVNTSAVKVSGGSLFDAVIALRDSMLKGDQESIGSRVIGTLDYGINNLTTRLAKSGSDYERAMNNVERSKTNNVNVTQLVSREGDIDLTEAITDLKMMEYVNQATMSNAGKMYSSTLLNYMR, from the coding sequence ATGCATAGAATCAGTTCACAGTTTAATAATACAGATACCCAGTACCAGCTTAGAAAACAGGAAGTGAATCAGGCAATCAAAAACCGTCAGATTGGAACTCAAAGCAGAATCGGAAGTCTTCGTGATGATCCGATTGCGGCTGGACATCTTGTGCGCTATCAGTCTTACTTGGGACGTGTGAATCAGTTTGAAAAAAATGCGCAGACTCTGGCGGATCAGATGAATGTTAGGGAAGGATATATAAATCAGAATCTGCAGATTATGCATCGTGTCAGAGAACTTGCCATTACTGGCGCAAACGGAACTTATACCGGAGAAGACTTAAAAAATATGGCTGTTGAAGTCAACGAGCTTTTAAAGGAATTGGTTCAAAATGCAAACGCTGTAGGTCCGGACGGAAATACTCTTTTTGCCGGAACAAGAACAAAGGGCGCGGCTTTTGATGTTGTGCTGGGAAATATTCCGGGTTCTGATGAAGCTCTTATTGAAAAAGTAAATTACAAGGGAAACAACGGAATTAATAAAATCGAAGTTGATGAAAACGCTTATCTTCAGATTGACAACAGCGGAACAAAAACATTTTGGGCGGAACCTCAGCACCTTATAGGACAAAGAGATTTGACTTCTTGGCAGGCGTTGGAAGATTCTGTTATAAACATTGATGGAGCGGATATTGCAATAAAATCCGGCGACAATGTTTACGCTGTTGCTGCAAAAATTAATAATTCTGGAATTGCGGTAAAGGCTTCGATTGATCCTGTTTCTCAAGGACTTTCGCTTTCTACTACAGATTCTCATCAGGTTTGGATGGAAGATAAAACAGGCAGCGCATTGACAGACATGGGAATGATTGAAGATTCAAGCCAGTTTCCGCCTTACAATGTGAACACTTCCGCTGTGAAAGTTTCCGGCGGTTCTTTGTTTGACGCTGTTATTGCTCTTCGTGATTCTATGCTCAAGGGAGATCAGGAATCAATTGGAAGCCGCGTAATCGGAACTCTTGATTATGGAATCAATAATCTTACAACTCGCCTTGCAAAATCAGGAAGCGACTATGAGCGTGCAATGAATAACGTTGAACGTTCAAAGACAAATAATGTGAATGTTACTCAGCTTGTAAGCAGAGAAGGCGATATTGATTTGACAGAAGCCATAACAGATTTAAAGATGATGGAATATGTCAATCAAGCCACAATGAGCAATGCCGGAAAAATGTATTCAAGCACACTGCTCAATTATATGCGCTAG
- the csrA gene encoding carbon storage regulator CsrA, with the protein MLILSRKIDQKIRIGDDIVITLIDVKGDQVKIGVEAPSNVKVYRQEVFEAIQSENKAAASQISMERLGKLFG; encoded by the coding sequence ATGCTAATCCTTTCAAGAAAAATAGATCAAAAAATCCGCATTGGAGACGACATTGTTATTACGCTGATAGATGTGAAAGGCGACCAAGTGAAAATCGGCGTGGAAGCTCCTAGTAATGTAAAAGTTTACCGGCAGGAAGTTTTTGAAGCAATCCAGTCAGAAAACAAAGCCGCTGCTTCCCAAATTTCAATGGAACGTCTCGGAAAACTTTTTGGCTGA